In Rhodoferax koreense, a genomic segment contains:
- a CDS encoding 3',5'-nucleoside bisphosphate phosphatase, with protein sequence MTSILNADLHCHSVVSDGTLTPEQLAERAKANGVELWALTDHDEIGGQARAAAAARANGLKYLTGAEISVTFAGETVHIVGLGFDAEDPRMVQGLIDTRGGRDKRAHEMSDGLAKVGIKGAYEGALTFAGNPELISRTHFARFLVESGVCTDTYEVFRKYLTEGKPGYVPHRWASLKDAVTWITQTGGIAVIAHPGRYKFTANEEYALFSEFKAHGGRAVEVVTGSHTPAEYVEYAAVAKEFGLAASRGSDFHSPDESHTDLGTLPYLPGDLTPVWELLADRIQ encoded by the coding sequence GTGACTTCCATTCTCAATGCCGACCTCCACTGCCATTCGGTCGTCTCCGACGGCACCCTGACGCCCGAGCAACTCGCCGAGCGCGCCAAGGCCAACGGTGTCGAGCTGTGGGCGCTGACGGACCACGACGAAATCGGCGGCCAGGCGCGCGCGGCGGCCGCAGCCCGGGCCAACGGCCTGAAATACCTCACCGGCGCCGAAATTTCGGTGACCTTCGCCGGTGAAACCGTGCACATCGTCGGCCTGGGCTTCGACGCCGAGGACCCGCGCATGGTGCAGGGCCTGATCGATACCCGTGGCGGCCGCGACAAGCGCGCGCACGAAATGTCCGACGGGCTGGCCAAGGTCGGCATCAAGGGCGCGTACGAAGGCGCGCTCACCTTCGCTGGCAATCCCGAGCTGATCTCGCGCACGCATTTCGCCCGTTTCCTCGTGGAATCCGGCGTTTGCACCGACACCTACGAGGTGTTCCGCAAATACCTCACCGAGGGCAAGCCCGGCTACGTGCCGCACCGCTGGGCCTCGCTCAAGGACGCGGTGACCTGGATCACCCAGACCGGCGGCATCGCCGTGATCGCACACCCCGGCCGCTACAAGTTCACCGCCAACGAGGAGTACGCGCTCTTCAGCGAATTCAAGGCGCATGGCGGCCGTGCCGTCGAGGTGGTGACAGGCAGCCACACGCCGGCCGAATACGTGGAATACGCGGCCGTGGCCAAGGAATTCGGCCTGGCCGCCTCGCGCGGCAGCGACTTCCACAGCCCGGACGAGAGCCATACCGATCTCGGCACCCTGCCCTATCTGCCGGGTGATCTGACGCCGGTGTGGGAACTGCTGGCGGACCGCATCCAGTGA
- the rpmG gene encoding 50S ribosomal protein L33, whose protein sequence is MATKGGREKIKLESTAGTGHFYTTTKNKKTMPEKMLISKFDPKARKHVDYKEIKLK, encoded by the coding sequence ATGGCAACCAAAGGCGGACGCGAAAAAATCAAGCTGGAATCCACTGCCGGCACCGGTCACTTCTACACCACGACGAAGAACAAGAAGACCATGCCCGAGAAGATGCTCATCAGCAAATTCGACCCCAAGGCCCGCAAGCATGTGGACTACAAGGAAATCAAGCTGAAGTGA